GCGACCCTTGCGCAGGTCGAGGCGGTCCTGGCGAGGCTGGACGAAGTAGCGCCAGAGTCCGGGCTCGTCGGAGATCGTCGCGGTCTGCTTGGTGGGGATGGGCTCGTCGTGCTTGATCTCGCAGGTGCTCCTGAGGTACTCTTCGACTGCATCCTTGGCCTGGCTGTCGAGAAGCATCACGTGGAGGGCGTAGTCCTGCGCATGGTCAGGGTAGATGCCATAGGCCACATAGCCCGCGCCCAGCCCGTTGCCTCGCTCATGCATGTTGGCCATGCCGCGCACGACCTCTTCACTGCTGAAGAGCTTTCCACTCCGGTCGAGGATGCCCAGAGTGCCGCAGGCGGCAGGAATCTTGAAGCGTGGGAGTCTGTGCATATTGACCTCTTGCCCCTCGGCGGCTTGGTAACACGTCCGAGGTAGTAAAGGAAGGGCTTTGCCGGAAAGACGTTACCGATTGTATTGCCGGGGTGTTTCCAAGTCAATCGGAAATCTCTCCCCTATTCACCGGCAGCAGCGGGCCCAGAAGTGGTAGAATGCCACTGGTTTTGCCGGAACAACGGAAATAATGCAGCCAAACGGGGGGCCTGGAGGGGGTCCAATTGCCGGAAATAGACCGGAAGGAATTCGCCATTCTCCGTGTTCTCGGTGAGCATCACTTGCCCCTGGGTGCCGCCGCAATCGCCAACGAGCTCAAATCCCATGGAATCGACCTCACCGAGCGCGCCGTTCGCTATCATCTACAGGACCTCGACAACGCGGGACTGACCGTCAGCACCGGGCGCGCCGGACGACGCATCACAGACGCGGGCAAGGCTGAACTGGCGAACGCTCGCGTCGCGGATAAGGTGGCCCTCATCTTTGCCCGCATCGACGCCTTGGCCTACCAGACCCGCTTCAGTCTCACCGAGGGCCGCGGGCCCATCGTGATCAACCTATCGCTGTTCCACCAAAGCGAGTTCGACCAGGCGATGAAGGTCATGCGACCGGTGTTCCTGTCTCGCTTTGCCACAAGTGACCTGATCGCGACCTTCTCGCCGGGCCAGAGGGTCGCCGATATGGTGGTTCCCCGCGGCATGATCGGACTGGGCACCGTCTGCAGTGTCACGGTCAGCGGCATACTGCTGCGCCACGGTATCCCGGTCCAGTCCGAGTTCGGCGGCCTGGTGGAGGTCATCGGGCACGAGCCGACGCGCTTTACCGATGTGGTGCGCTACGGCGGAACCTCCATCGACCCGGTCGAGATCTTCATCAAGAGCCACGCCACCTCCACCACAGCAGCGGTCACCACCGGTCGCGGGAAGATCGGCGCCGGTGCGCGAACCTGCCCGGCCATCGCGCGTGAGGAGGTGATGGGGCTCATCGACGACATGTCTGCCTGGCGCATCCGGGGAGTCCTGGCGATTGGGATGGAGAGCCAGCCCCTGATGGAGATGGAGGTCGATGTGGGCCGCATCGCCTTTGCGGTCTGCGCCGGGATCAACCCTGTGGCTGCCGCTGAGGAAGCCGGCTTCAGCACCACCAGCCAGGCGCTGGCGGCAGTCTTCAACTACGAGGACCTCGACGTGATCTAGTAGCTGTCTGCCCGGCCGACGTCGCCGGTGAGCCTTGCCGTATGCGCGAAGACTCAGGAGGACGACCCATGACTGCCCGCGAGCGCCTACTGACCGCTCTTGACCACCGTGAACCGGACCGCGTTCCGTACGATCTGGCCTCGACCCACGTGACGGGAATATCCGTCGTCGCCTACCAGAACCTGCGTCGCTATCTCGGACTTCCCGAGCGCGAGCCGACGGTCGTAGACGATGTGCAGCAGATCGCGCTCCCGGACGACGATGTGATGGAGTACTTCGGGGTGGATACCCGCGGCCTCTTCCCCATCACCAGCAACCAGATTCGGCAACCCCTCATCGACGCCGGTGATGCCTGGGAGTACCGCGATGAGTGGGGACTCGTGCACCATCGGCCCAAGGAGGGCGGGCTCTACTTCAGCCTGGTCAAGAGCCCTATCGACGGGATGACGGCGACCATCGACCAGATCGACGCACACGATTGGCCCGTGGCGGCCGATCCGACGCGGATCGCCGGGCTCCGTGAGCAGTCCGAGGCATACCGGGCCGCCGGATTCCCGGTGGTGCTCAAGGGCCTCTGCGCAGGGCTGTGCGAGGTCGCGATCCGGATCCGCGGCATGGAGAACTTCCTGGTTGACCTGATGGTCGAGCCCGAGGTCACCGCACGACTGCTGGACAAGATCCTGCAGCTCAAGCTGGAGTTCTGGGAGATGGCGCTGGGGCAACTGGGCGATGTGGTCGATGTGGTGCTCGAGGCGGACGACTACGGCACCCAGGACTCGCAGCTCGTGTCGCCCGCGAAGTTCCGTGAGGTCTTCAAGCCGCGTCTGGCCGAACTCCTCGGCGGCATCAAGCGCAGTGCTCCACACGCGAAGGTGCTGTTCCACTCCTGCGGGAGTCTCCGTGAGATTCTGCCTGACTTCATCGAGATGGGCGTGGACATCCTCAACCCCGTGCATGTCGCCGCTGCAGGCATGGAGCCGTCGGCCCTGAAGCGTGACTTCGGCGACGCCCTCTGCTTCTGGGGAGGCGGCGTTGACACCCAGGGCATACTCCCGCGCGGCACTGAGCAGCAGGTACGCGACGACGTGAAGCGAAATGTGGAAGCGTTGATGCCCGGTGGCGGTTACGTGTTCAACACCGTGCACAATATCCAGGCCGACGTGCCGCCGCGGAATATCGTCGCCATGATCGAGGCTCTCCGGGAGGTCGGCGTCTACTAGCCCCAGACTCCCAGGGCAAGGCGGAAGGAGCCCCCGGGCCTCGCCTGGCATCCTCCTCAACCAGTTGAGACAACCAGCCCGCTGGAGGTCCTTACCATGCGTCCTGTGGTCGCCGCCTGCTGCCTCCTCTTGGTCTGCACCACGGCCGTCTCCGCCGCCCCCTTCAGCGTCCTGTTCAAGGTGGGGCTCAAGGACTCCGCTCCCACGGCATGGCAAGGCACGGTGAGCGCCACCGCTGCCACCCTGACGGCGGTCACGGGCTGGCGGTTCCGCACCGGGGACTCCGTCGGCCAGGGGAACGCGTATCAGCTCACGACCGACGAGCGTCTCAACGGTCAGGGCAAGCTCCTCGGCACGCTTCCCAAGGGCCTCCTCGTTACCGGCGACACAGAGGGCGGAGCTCGCCTCAAGTTCACCGCGAACTCTGTGACCTGGGAGGTCTCGGTCGCTGATCTCACCTGGGGCGAAGCAGCGGTGCATGCCTCGGGCGACCTCTCCGCCCAGCTTGCCCCGGCCTACACCACACTCTCCGGTCCGACTCGCGAGGACGACTACCCGGCGGCCTGCGCACTGCCCGCAGACGCGACCGTCGCAGTGTGGCAGTCCTATGCGAACAATGAGGATCAGCTCCTGTGGTCCATCTGCCGTCAGGGCCGCTGGGAGCCTGCCCGGCAGGTTCCGGAACTCACCGGTGACCTGTACCGACCCGGCTGCGCCTCTGATGGCAAGGGCGGGTTCTGGGTCGTGTGCCCGCGCCAGGAGCGCGGCGACTTCGACCTTTGGGCGACGCGCTGGGATGGTGCGAACTGGAGCGCACCCCAGAAGCTCACCGACCAGCCCGGCAACGACTTCGACCTCGCCCTGACCACCGACGCGGCAGGGACCGTTTACTGCACCTGGCAGGCCTTCCGCGGCGGCTCCTCCGACATCCTCCTGGCCACCTGCTCCGGCGGCGCGTGGAGCAAGCCGCTGGTGGTTGCCAACTCCCCGGCGAACGAATGGATGCCGGCGATTGCGGCCACAGCTAACGGAGCCTGGATCGCCTGGGACACCTATCAGAACGGGAGCTACGACGTCTACGCCGCCGAGATGCGCGACGGGAAGCTCGAGGCGCCACTGCCCATCGCCGCTACCGACCGTTTCGAGGCGAAGGCCTCCGTCGCCGTGGACAAGCTGGGCCGCGTTTGGTTTGCCTGGCAGGAAGCCGGCAGTGGCTGGGGCAAGGACACCGGCAACACCGTGCCCACAGCGCTGCGCCGGGAGGCCATCTACCGCGAACGGTCAACGAAGGTGGCCTGCCTGAGCAACGGCCGCCTGCGATACGCACCGGACCTGTCTCTCGCCATGCCCCAGGGAGAGCGAACCAACCTGGAGGAGCCTCGTCTGTCCTGCGACGGCCAGGAGCGACTGTGGCTGGTCCTGCGCCATCCGGTGCGCATCAACTCCCCGCGGGGCAACAAAGTGTGGGCCGAAGCCGCCTGGGAGGACTACGCGACCTACCTCGACGGCGAGGCCTGGTCACCAGTCCTGTACTTCCCGGACAAGCTCGCCCGCATCGATACCTTCCCGGCCCTGGCGCCCTTGTCTCAGGGGCTGGCTGTGGTCTTCCACACGGACGGCCGGAACCTCGAGCGACTGCGAGGCATGACTCGCAACCAGGTGTTCGCCACAGTCCTGAACACCTCGCAGCCCGTGCGTGAGCCGCAGCTAGTAGACGCCGAACCTCCCGCACCGGTCGCTGTGAATGTCCAGGAGGCGGCCGACGTACAGCGTGCTCGCAGCTTCCTGGTCAATATCGGCAACAAGGCCTACCACCTGCTCCGCGGCGACCTGCACCGTCATACCGAGGTCTCCTGGGACGGCAACGGTGACGGGTCAGTCCTCGACTGCTACCGCTACGCGATGGATGCGGCGTCCCTGGACTTCCTGATGGTCTCCGACCACAACCAGGATACGGGAGTGGACCTGGAGTACATCCGGTGGCGCTGCTACAAGGTCGCGGACGTGTACAACAACCCGCCAAGGTTCAGCACCCTCTACGGCTACGAGCGATCGCTCGGGTTCCCGAACGGTCACCGCAACATCATCAACACGCAGCGCTTCCACGCGTCCTTCCCCTTCACCCGCGGGGCCAGCCGAGGCGTAGCACCCGACGACCTCCAGCAGCTCTATGAATACTGCCGCCGTGAGGGCGCCGTCGTCATTCCGCACACCAGCGGCACGAACCACGGGACGAACTGGCCCACCTACGATCTGGGCCTGGAGCCGGTGGTCGAGATCTTCCAGGGCTGCCGCAACAGCTATGAGTACGAGGGCTGCCCGAAGGGCGATACGCCGGGTAGCCCGCAGTCGCAGAACACGGGCTACCAGCCCGAGGGCTTCGTGTGGCGTGCCTGGAAGCGCACACTCGACCTGGGCATCATCTGCTCTTCCGACCACGGTTCCACCCACTACTCCTACGCCGGCGTGTACTGCGAGACCCCGTCCCGCGAAGGTATCTACGCCGGCATCCAGGCCCGCCGCACCTTCGGTGCCAATGACAACCTCATCGTGAGCATGAAGTGCGGCGAGCACTTCATGGGCGAGTCCTGGAAGCAAACGCAGGCTCCGGCACTGGATATCGAGGTTCTCGGCACGGGTCCCATCGTGCAGATCGACCTCATTCGCGACTTCAAGTTCGCCTACACCGCCAAACCCAACCAGCCGAGCTTCAAGGCTCAGTGGCTCGACAACGACTTCACGCCGGGCACGCACCTGTATTACGTCCGCGCCATCCAGGCCGACGAGAGCATCGCCTGGGGTAGCCCCGTGTGGATCACTCGCGGCTAGGGGCGAGAGCTTCCTGGGGGCTGTCCATACCCGGTCGCACGGTTCGCCTGACGGAGGGTCACCAAGGAGGTCCTTACGATGAGCCTGCGTTCTCTCGTGACACTCGGAGCCCTGCTGTGCCTTGGGCTCCAGGCCTCAGCGGCCTCGCTTCTGGAGGATCGCTTCGAGGAGCTGAACCCATGCTGGGCCAAGAACATCAGCGGGACGGGGACTGTGGAGATCGTGCCTGGCGGGTACGAGGGTAAGTGCCTGCGAGTGAGCGTGACCAGCGGCACCAGCTACCTCACCACCAAGCTCGACCCGCAGGCCTTCGGGGGCAAGACGATCGAGATCCGGGCGATGGTGAAGCTGGCGGACGTCAAGCAAGGCCCGCAGGTGTACTCCACCGCCAAGATTCAGGTCGCCCAGAAGATTCCCGGCGCAGCAACCCTCAACGCCGCTGCCCGCTGGGTCGGCACCACGGACTGGCAGGAGCAGTCCCTCCTCGTGGACGTGCGGCCTACCGCCTCCGAGATCATCCTCAACCTGGGCCTCCAGGACGCCGTCGGCACCGCCTACTACGACAGCCTTGTCATCGAGGATGTGACGGGTCGCAAGACCGTAGAGGGTGGCGGAGCCTCGACCTCCTCAGGCCGAAGTATCTCGCTGGCTGCCGTCGCCAAGGCCGGGCGTAGTGATGGCGTGGCCGACGACGGGCGAGGCAGTTTCATCGACGCGGGGATGCATGACCTGTATACGCTGCCGACTGGCGCCCTAACGCTTGGGGAGGCGCTGTTTGACCTTCCGCCGGGAGGTGCGAACGGCGGCCGCACGTGCCTTGTGTTGAAGGGTGCGCGTCGTCCGAACCTGCCGGCGTCGGCGGGGCCGATTGAGGTGAATCGCCGGGCCAAGACGCTCTACTTCCTGCAGGCCGCTGCCTGGGCCGATCTCGCCGCCCAGGAACCGTGCCTGACCTACGCGGTCACCTATGCGGACGACCAGAAGGTGCAGGTACCGATGAAGGCGGGCGTCGACGTGGGCAACTTCGACGAGCCGCGCGACCTTGCGAACTGGAAGCTGGCCTGGCAGGGCACCGACCAACTGGGCATGCCCGTCTGCGTGGGCTGCAGCTCCTGGACGAACCCGAGGCCGGAGACCGCGATCAAGTCGCTGGAGATCGCCTCCGCGGGCAAGGGCGTGCCCATACTCCTCGCTATCAGCTTCCGCTGAGCCTGCGTCTCAATAGTCCCGAGAACCACTGCGAGGGGAGCCACCCAGTCTGTGCTCCCCTCGTCTTCTGTTCTGAAGGCAGTTGACCTCTTCCCCGGCGCTTTGGACCTCAGTCCAGGGGCTGCTGACCGGGTGCTTCGTTGGCAGCGGCTGTCGGCTGCTTGTTGAGCGGCGTCACCGGAGTCCCGTAGCGGATCAGGCTCGGGTGCCGCTGACCTCCGGCGATGCTCACGATCTTCCACGTTCCACCGGCACGGGTGAGCCCAAAGCGGTGCTCCTCTTGCCCGTCCTCATAGACCAGGTCGGCGACCACCGTGGCACTGTCCGGCGTGTCCTGGCGCACGTCGCGGACGGCGTAGGCTTTGACCTCACCGGCCGTCTTCTTGAGGTAGTCGGCGAAGGCGGCCCGGCCGGTCTCCTCCACGGACTGCTTCGCCACCCTAAGCGCGTCGCCGTCCATCTGGGCCAGGTAGGCACGCACGTCCGCCTTCCGCTGCGCCTCAAAGAGGTTCCAGACCGCCGTGGCAGGTTGACTGGGATCGCCCTGCGTGGAACTCGGCCCTGCGCGACGGCTCAGGACGATGACCGCCATGATGAGGAGGGCGGTCACGATCACCGCAGCAACCCGGTTGCGATCGGTCTTCATCGGCTGCCACCTGCGGTGTTAGGTGTCGGCTCGCCGCTGAGGATCCCCAGGTCCAGCGGTCGGGTCCCTCCGGCGGGATCGGCCACGATCACTTTCATCCTGGGCAGCAGCTCCTCCATGGTCTCCACGTACATCCTGTCCCGGGTCACTTGAGGCGCCTGCGAGTACTCACGGTAGATCGAGGCGAAGCGTGCAGTGTCGCCACGCGCTTCGGTTGTGACCTTCTGGCGGTAAGCGTCGGCCTCAGCCGTCATTTTGCCGGCCTCTCCCGCCGCCTGCTCGGTCACCTCATTGCGGTACCCTTCCGCGAGGTCGATGATCCGGTCACGGTCGGAGCGAGCTCCCGCTACGGCCTTGAAAGCGTCATTCACTTCGGCCGGCGGGTAGGCGGCCTTGATGTTGGCGCTGACCAGGCGCACACCGGCACCGTAGCCGTCGAGCACGCGCTGAGCCTCGCGACGCACAGTCTCCTGGAGCTGCGCACGGCCGGTGGTCAGCACCCAGTCGACGCCCTGGCCCTCCACCGCATGACTCAGTTCGCGCTCCACGACCGCGCCGACCAGCTTGCCGACGTCCTTGCTGCGGAACAGGAAGGCCGTCGGTCGCTCGACGCAGTACTGCGCCACGAGCTGGAGGTTGACGATGTTCTGGTCGCCGGTGAGGAAGTGACTCTTGCCCGGCGCGGGCTGGCGTCCGGCGGCTTCATCCGCGAGATCGAAGCCCACACTGAGGCGTCGTGCCTCACTGATCCGCACCTTGCTCAGGCGCGTCAGCGGCCACGGAACCCGCCAGTGCAGGCCCGGCTGAATGCTCTCGGCCACCACTCTTCCCAGCAGCCGCACGACAGCCTGCTGCTCCGGGCGCACAAGGTACAGGCCCGACAGCAGCCATAGCGCCACCAGCGCCAGGGCTCGATGCTTCGAGTTGTGCTTCAGGTCTGCCATCGCGCGTGTCTCCGTGTCCGTCCACACCCGAGGGTGCCGCCCGGGCTACTGGCCCTTCGTGAGCAGTCGCAGCAGCTCCGAATCCGAGGACAGCACCACCGTTGTCTTGTCGCCGAAGACCTTCTTGTAGGAGTCCAGGGTGCGCGAGAACTTGTAGAAGTCCGGATCGACACCGTAAGCGGCAGCGTAAGTCCGCGAGGCCTGGGCGTCGCCCTGACCTTTGACGGTCTCCGCGTCCCGGTAGGCGTCCGCGAGGATCTCGCTCTTCTTCTTGTCGGCCTCGGCACGAATCCGCATCGCCGCACTCTCGCCTTCGGCCCGGTACTGCTTGACGATGCGCTCGCGTTCGGCACGCATCCGATCGAACACGCTCTGCTTGTTCTGCTCCGGGAAGTTCAGCCGCTTGATTGCGATGTCCAGGATCTCCACGCCGTAGTCCACTGCGGCCCTCCGGGCACAGCGCTGGGTGACTTCGGCCATGATGCGGTCCGTCTTCACCTGCCCGGCATCGGGCGACAGCACGGCGTCAATCGGCTCACGACCAAGTGCTGCCGAGACGGAGCCCCACACGATGTCATGCAAGGCTCGCTCTGCCGCGGGGACCGTGCCGACGACCTTCAGGAACTGCACCGGGTCCTTGACCCGCCACAGCACGTAGTTGTCAACGATGATGTTCTTCTTGTCCGAG
The sequence above is drawn from the Armatimonadia bacterium genome and encodes:
- a CDS encoding NrpR regulatory domain-containing protein, with the translated sequence MPEIDRKEFAILRVLGEHHLPLGAAAIANELKSHGIDLTERAVRYHLQDLDNAGLTVSTGRAGRRITDAGKAELANARVADKVALIFARIDALAYQTRFSLTEGRGPIVINLSLFHQSEFDQAMKVMRPVFLSRFATSDLIATFSPGQRVADMVVPRGMIGLGTVCSVTVSGILLRHGIPVQSEFGGLVEVIGHEPTRFTDVVRYGGTSIDPVEIFIKSHATSTTAAVTTGRGKIGAGARTCPAIAREEVMGLIDDMSAWRIRGVLAIGMESQPLMEMEVDVGRIAFAVCAGINPVAAAEEAGFSTTSQALAAVFNYEDLDVI
- a CDS encoding uroporphyrinogen decarboxylase family protein, coding for MTARERLLTALDHREPDRVPYDLASTHVTGISVVAYQNLRRYLGLPEREPTVVDDVQQIALPDDDVMEYFGVDTRGLFPITSNQIRQPLIDAGDAWEYRDEWGLVHHRPKEGGLYFSLVKSPIDGMTATIDQIDAHDWPVAADPTRIAGLREQSEAYRAAGFPVVLKGLCAGLCEVAIRIRGMENFLVDLMVEPEVTARLLDKILQLKLEFWEMALGQLGDVVDVVLEADDYGTQDSQLVSPAKFREVFKPRLAELLGGIKRSAPHAKVLFHSCGSLREILPDFIEMGVDILNPVHVAAAGMEPSALKRDFGDALCFWGGGVDTQGILPRGTEQQVRDDVKRNVEALMPGGGYVFNTVHNIQADVPPRNIVAMIEALREVGVY
- a CDS encoding DUF3604 domain-containing protein; this translates as MRPVVAACCLLLVCTTAVSAAPFSVLFKVGLKDSAPTAWQGTVSATAATLTAVTGWRFRTGDSVGQGNAYQLTTDERLNGQGKLLGTLPKGLLVTGDTEGGARLKFTANSVTWEVSVADLTWGEAAVHASGDLSAQLAPAYTTLSGPTREDDYPAACALPADATVAVWQSYANNEDQLLWSICRQGRWEPARQVPELTGDLYRPGCASDGKGGFWVVCPRQERGDFDLWATRWDGANWSAPQKLTDQPGNDFDLALTTDAAGTVYCTWQAFRGGSSDILLATCSGGAWSKPLVVANSPANEWMPAIAATANGAWIAWDTYQNGSYDVYAAEMRDGKLEAPLPIAATDRFEAKASVAVDKLGRVWFAWQEAGSGWGKDTGNTVPTALRREAIYRERSTKVACLSNGRLRYAPDLSLAMPQGERTNLEEPRLSCDGQERLWLVLRHPVRINSPRGNKVWAEAAWEDYATYLDGEAWSPVLYFPDKLARIDTFPALAPLSQGLAVVFHTDGRNLERLRGMTRNQVFATVLNTSQPVREPQLVDAEPPAPVAVNVQEAADVQRARSFLVNIGNKAYHLLRGDLHRHTEVSWDGNGDGSVLDCYRYAMDAASLDFLMVSDHNQDTGVDLEYIRWRCYKVADVYNNPPRFSTLYGYERSLGFPNGHRNIINTQRFHASFPFTRGASRGVAPDDLQQLYEYCRREGAVVIPHTSGTNHGTNWPTYDLGLEPVVEIFQGCRNSYEYEGCPKGDTPGSPQSQNTGYQPEGFVWRAWKRTLDLGIICSSDHGSTHYSYAGVYCETPSREGIYAGIQARRTFGANDNLIVSMKCGEHFMGESWKQTQAPALDIEVLGTGPIVQIDLIRDFKFAYTAKPNQPSFKAQWLDNDFTPGTHLYYVRAIQADESIAWGSPVWITRG
- the hflK gene encoding FtsH protease activity modulator HflK yields the protein MADLKHNSKHRALALVALWLLSGLYLVRPEQQAVVRLLGRVVAESIQPGLHWRVPWPLTRLSKVRISEARRLSVGFDLADEAAGRQPAPGKSHFLTGDQNIVNLQLVAQYCVERPTAFLFRSKDVGKLVGAVVERELSHAVEGQGVDWVLTTGRAQLQETVRREAQRVLDGYGAGVRLVSANIKAAYPPAEVNDAFKAVAGARSDRDRIIDLAEGYRNEVTEQAAGEAGKMTAEADAYRQKVTTEARGDTARFASIYREYSQAPQVTRDRMYVETMEELLPRMKVIVADPAGGTRPLDLGILSGEPTPNTAGGSR
- a CDS encoding protease modulator HflC; this translates as MLRKRWFWITVGVLVAMKLCIFTVDETQLVVLTSFGSPVAVVDRAGPYLKWPWLTKIVLDRRLMVYNPPASEFLTSDKKNIIVDNYVLWRVKDPVQFLKVVGTVPAAERALHDIVWGSVSAALGREPIDAVLSPDAGQVKTDRIMAEVTQRCARRAAVDYGVEILDIAIKRLNFPEQNKQSVFDRMRAERERIVKQYRAEGESAAMRIRAEADKKKSEILADAYRDAETVKGQGDAQASRTYAAAYGVDPDFYKFSRTLDSYKKVFGDKTTVVLSSDSELLRLLTKGQ